The following coding sequences are from one Methanococcoides orientis window:
- the cobT gene encoding nicotinate mononucleotide-dependent phosphoribosyltransferase CobT, producing MESLIANDKKPEKPLFICVLANTETAYIEKISAAGKTAKLTDYTPTGDAELVETGGIISTPVIPMTPPYNTPTPGLITRASLQLSNVPHLFVNSGLKIAPKVPFEDLGAKPGEDIRKDVAVHDVEAIIERAREVGEKVRDDHDMFVIGESTPAGTTTAMGVLNALGYDGHVSSSSSENPVALKQKVVSEAMEVSGVTKGSLQSDPLRALSCLGDPMMPATAGLVEGLRGKRVILAGGTQMAAVYAFMKHAGTDLSNVSIVTTSYVADDESANFNEIIEALGADMHAIDPGFGRSSHKGLRQYELGYVKEGVGAGGALYLAGLLGVSVDSIREEIENICIELADLINAE from the coding sequence ATGGAATCTCTGATAGCTAATGATAAGAAACCTGAAAAGCCACTTTTCATTTGTGTGCTGGCAAATACTGAGACTGCCTACATTGAAAAGATATCTGCAGCAGGAAAGACTGCCAAACTGACGGACTATACTCCTACAGGGGATGCAGAACTTGTGGAGACTGGTGGCATCATCAGTACGCCGGTGATCCCAATGACTCCTCCGTACAATACTCCGACTCCGGGTCTTATCACACGTGCATCTTTACAGCTTTCAAATGTCCCTCATCTATTCGTTAATTCCGGCTTAAAGATCGCTCCTAAGGTTCCATTTGAGGACCTTGGTGCTAAACCCGGTGAAGATATCCGTAAGGATGTCGCGGTTCATGATGTTGAGGCTATTATTGAGCGTGCACGTGAAGTTGGTGAAAAGGTACGTGATGATCATGATATGTTCGTGATCGGAGAAAGTACTCCTGCCGGAACCACTACTGCAATGGGTGTGCTCAATGCACTTGGGTACGACGGTCATGTGAGCAGTAGTTCTTCTGAAAATCCGGTTGCTTTAAAGCAGAAAGTGGTTAGTGAAGCAATGGAGGTATCAGGTGTTACAAAGGGAAGTCTGCAATCTGATCCTCTAAGGGCTCTTTCCTGTCTTGGCGATCCTATGATGCCTGCAACCGCAGGTCTTGTGGAAGGTCTAAGGGGTAAGCGTGTCATCCTTGCAGGTGGTACTCAGATGGCAGCGGTCTATGCTTTCATGAAACATGCAGGTACTGATCTTAGCAATGTCTCGATTGTGACCACCAGCTATGTGGCAGATGATGAAAGTGCCAATTTCAATGAGATTATTGAAGCACTTGGTGCGGACATGCATGCTATTGATCCTGGATTCGGGCGTTCTTCGCACAAAGGCCTGAGGCAGTATGAACTTGGATATGTTAAGGAAGGCGTTGGTGCAGGTGGTGCACTTTATCTTGCAGGCCTTCTGGGTGTATCTGTGGACAGCATTCGGGAAGAGATCGAGAACATCTGCATTGAGCTTGCTGATCTTATAAATGCAGAATAA
- a CDS encoding RNA-binding protein, producing the protein MKIKSRVQLRKSAKNKLLTSLRSSFGDVIDKIEERKLESATADWFKIIIVDGDILFFQEGESSPFPTVRGVLELGLDCCKVTVDSGAVKFVVNGADIMSPGIVSADPEIAANDLVIITEEAHGKPLAIGRALVPASEMVGKSGKAVKSIHHVGDDLWNLEA; encoded by the coding sequence TTGAAAATAAAGTCCAGAGTTCAACTACGAAAATCTGCAAAGAACAAATTGTTGACTTCCCTTAGGTCCTCCTTTGGCGATGTCATTGACAAGATAGAAGAGCGAAAATTAGAAAGTGCTACAGCTGACTGGTTCAAGATCATAATAGTGGATGGTGATATCCTTTTCTTCCAGGAGGGGGAGAGTAGTCCTTTCCCAACTGTCAGGGGTGTACTGGAGCTTGGGCTTGATTGCTGTAAGGTGACAGTGGATTCCGGAGCAGTGAAGTTCGTTGTCAACGGTGCAGATATAATGTCTCCGGGTATCGTAAGTGCTGATCCTGAAATTGCGGCGAATGACCTTGTTATTATTACCGAAGAGGCTCATGGCAAACCGCTTGCTATTGGTCGTGCACTGGTGCCTGCAAGCGAGATGGTCGGAAAGTCCGGAAAGGCAGTAAAATCCATTCATCATGTCGGGGACGACCTGTGGAATCTTGAAGCTTAA
- a CDS encoding 50S ribosomal protein L15e, translating to MSKSFYGYVRDAWKNPGDSYVRDLRWERLQVWRKEGSVTRVERPTRIDRARALGYKAKQGIVVARVKVRRGSMRKSRYIRGRRTQHTGKNKITVGKSIQRISEERASRKFPNMEVLNSYWVGEDGKQKWYEVILVDPSHPVIKSDKNLNWICDKAHSGRAFRGKTSAGRKGRGMRSRGTGTEKTRPSIRSNINSSRK from the coding sequence TTGTCAAAATCATTTTATGGATATGTAAGAGACGCATGGAAGAACCCCGGAGATTCATATGTTCGTGATCTCAGGTGGGAAAGACTTCAGGTATGGAGGAAGGAAGGCTCAGTCACAAGAGTAGAGCGCCCAACCCGTATCGACCGTGCACGAGCACTTGGTTACAAGGCAAAGCAGGGTATCGTAGTAGCTCGTGTAAAGGTACGAAGGGGTAGCATGAGAAAGTCACGCTACATCCGTGGTAGGCGTACTCAGCACACAGGTAAGAACAAGATAACTGTCGGCAAGAGCATCCAGAGGATCTCTGAAGAGCGTGCAAGCAGGAAATTCCCTAACATGGAAGTACTTAACTCTTACTGGGTTGGCGAAGACGGTAAACAGAAATGGTATGAAGTTATCCTTGTTGACCCAAGCCACCCTGTTATCAAAAGCGACAAGAATCTCAACTGGATCTGTGACAAGGCTCACAGCGGAAGGGCATTCCGTGGAAAGACCAGTGCAGGTCGCAAAGGCAGAGGTATGAGGAGCCGAGGTACTGGTACCGAGAAGACCAGGCCAAGCATCAGATCAAACATCAACAGCAGCAGAAAGTGA
- the ileS gene encoding isoleucine--tRNA ligase yields the protein MIKEVTDQYNANEIEMKVHEFWEANNAYRAVREHRKGAKKFYFVDGPPYTTGHIHLGTAWNKIIKDSILRYMSMNNHDILDRAGWDMHGLPIEVKVESALGFESKKDIEAYGVGNFIEKCKEFALRQKDDMTGQFRTLGAWLDWEDPYMTLKDEYIEAAWWTLKQAQEKNLLDTGKRVVNWCPRCETAIADAEVEYEDRDDPSIYIKFKLKDEENAFIVIWTTTPWTIPSNIAVAVHPEFEYARVKAYNAEGDTETLIMATELVENVLRIGRYADYEILETMSGEDVAGMAYEHPLADLVPLQAEIEHKVYNADYVTAENTGCVHIAPGHGVDDFEVGVKNNLPIFCPVGSNGSYTDEAGKYAGMNIRDANRVVMDDLLEKGLLISEKTISHRYGHCWRCKTPIIYLATEQWFLKIGELKEAMLEEIKKVNWTPDWAGSARFKDWIEGARDWCISRQRYWGIPIPVWKCSKCAKIDVIGTKEELVERSGADPDIELHRPYVDKITIPCDCGGTMKRAEDVFDVWFDSAVASWATLRFPQTKEQFDEWWPADFITEGHDQTRGWFYSQLGASMVAFGKAPYKNVLMHGFTLDGSGKKMSKSIGNVVQPAEVIEKFGADTLRAYVLASSAPWEDLKFNWDEIATIHRTNNILWNVYRFPLPYMALDKFDPQEVSYESVEAHLRSEDKWILSRMQSVIADVNKAMDERLLHKAMRAVNEFVLEDLSRWYIQLIRPRTWTEANDPDKLAVYRVLYEVFVTTAKVIAPFMPHLAEEMYQNLVRNVDENAPATIHLCDWPTVNEALVDADLEAHMKAVRSMVESSSNARQKVGRKLRWPVSRIVVSPTDENTVAAVEQLRYVLMDQTNAKYIELIEIGESWKELGVEAAPNPGAIGPVFKGDAGKVNAAIASMDDMELKKGLADGEMDISLADGTNVTITEKMVNFSETLPEAVASAEFAGGVVFVDANLTREIESEGYSREVIRRIQDMRKELDLDVDDSIKAHIQIDDERVLDLVLDFENYIAKEVRAKVLVVGLDVDTTGELAKDWNVEGIPMHIAISKEE from the coding sequence ATGATAAAAGAAGTTACTGATCAGTACAATGCTAATGAGATCGAAATGAAGGTTCACGAGTTCTGGGAAGCAAATAATGCATACAGAGCAGTACGTGAGCACAGAAAAGGCGCCAAGAAGTTCTATTTTGTGGACGGACCACCATATACAACAGGCCACATCCACCTCGGCACTGCCTGGAACAAGATAATAAAGGACTCCATCCTGCGATACATGTCCATGAACAACCATGACATCCTTGACAGGGCAGGCTGGGATATGCACGGACTCCCAATCGAAGTAAAGGTCGAGAGTGCACTTGGTTTTGAGTCAAAGAAAGACATCGAGGCATATGGTGTCGGCAATTTTATTGAGAAATGCAAGGAATTTGCACTTCGCCAGAAGGATGACATGACCGGTCAGTTCCGCACCCTTGGTGCATGGCTTGACTGGGAAGATCCATACATGACACTCAAGGATGAGTACATCGAAGCTGCATGGTGGACATTGAAACAGGCACAGGAAAAAAATCTGCTTGATACCGGAAAGAGAGTCGTCAACTGGTGCCCCAGATGCGAAACAGCTATCGCTGATGCTGAGGTCGAATATGAGGACCGCGACGATCCTTCGATCTACATCAAGTTCAAATTAAAAGATGAAGAGAATGCATTCATCGTTATATGGACCACCACCCCGTGGACAATTCCATCCAACATTGCTGTTGCAGTACACCCGGAGTTCGAGTATGCAAGAGTAAAGGCATACAACGCCGAAGGTGACACTGAAACACTGATAATGGCTACTGAACTTGTAGAGAACGTACTAAGAATAGGAAGGTACGCAGACTACGAGATCCTTGAGACCATGAGCGGAGAAGATGTTGCAGGCATGGCCTATGAACATCCTCTTGCAGACCTCGTGCCACTCCAGGCAGAGATCGAACACAAAGTTTACAATGCAGATTATGTTACAGCAGAGAACACCGGTTGTGTCCACATTGCTCCCGGACATGGTGTTGACGATTTCGAGGTCGGCGTCAAGAACAACCTGCCTATCTTCTGCCCTGTTGGTTCAAACGGTAGCTACACAGATGAAGCAGGAAAATACGCCGGCATGAACATCCGTGACGCAAACCGCGTTGTTATGGATGACCTCCTCGAGAAAGGACTGCTTATCTCCGAGAAGACCATCAGCCACAGATATGGTCACTGCTGGAGATGCAAGACCCCTATAATCTACCTTGCAACCGAACAGTGGTTCCTGAAGATCGGCGAGCTCAAAGAAGCTATGCTTGAAGAGATCAAGAAGGTCAACTGGACACCGGACTGGGCAGGTTCTGCAAGGTTTAAGGACTGGATCGAAGGTGCACGTGACTGGTGCATCTCCAGGCAGCGTTACTGGGGTATCCCAATTCCTGTATGGAAATGTTCAAAGTGTGCAAAGATCGATGTGATCGGCACAAAGGAAGAGCTTGTAGAGCGTTCAGGTGCAGATCCAGATATTGAATTGCACAGACCGTATGTTGACAAAATCACCATACCTTGTGATTGTGGCGGCACCATGAAACGTGCGGAAGATGTTTTCGACGTATGGTTCGACTCTGCAGTGGCATCCTGGGCTACACTAAGGTTCCCTCAAACAAAGGAACAGTTCGATGAGTGGTGGCCTGCTGACTTTATCACCGAGGGACACGACCAGACACGCGGTTGGTTCTATTCACAACTTGGCGCCAGCATGGTAGCATTTGGAAAAGCCCCATACAAGAACGTGCTGATGCACGGATTCACTCTTGACGGCAGCGGAAAGAAGATGTCAAAGAGTATCGGGAACGTTGTACAGCCAGCAGAGGTCATCGAGAAGTTCGGTGCTGACACCCTGAGGGCATACGTACTGGCATCCAGTGCACCATGGGAAGACCTGAAGTTCAACTGGGACGAGATCGCAACAATACACAGGACAAACAACATCCTGTGGAATGTATATCGTTTCCCGCTTCCATACATGGCACTTGACAAGTTTGACCCACAGGAAGTTTCCTACGAATCCGTTGAAGCACACTTAAGAAGCGAGGACAAGTGGATCCTTTCACGCATGCAATCCGTCATTGCGGATGTCAACAAGGCAATGGATGAGAGATTATTGCACAAGGCAATGCGTGCTGTTAATGAATTCGTTCTTGAGGACCTTTCAAGATGGTATATCCAGCTTATCAGGCCAAGGACATGGACCGAAGCAAACGATCCGGACAAACTTGCAGTTTACAGGGTGCTCTATGAAGTATTTGTGACAACTGCAAAAGTGATCGCACCATTCATGCCACACCTTGCAGAAGAGATGTACCAGAACCTTGTCAGGAATGTCGATGAGAATGCTCCTGCAACCATCCACCTTTGCGACTGGCCAACTGTCAACGAGGCACTTGTGGACGCTGACCTTGAAGCACATATGAAAGCGGTACGCTCTATGGTAGAATCCTCTTCGAACGCACGCCAGAAGGTTGGACGCAAGCTCAGATGGCCTGTATCACGTATCGTGGTCAGCCCTACCGATGAGAACACCGTTGCAGCCGTTGAACAGCTCCGCTATGTCCTTATGGACCAGACCAACGCCAAGTATATCGAACTTATAGAGATAGGCGAAAGCTGGAAGGAACTCGGAGTCGAGGCTGCACCAAACCCCGGAGCTATCGGACCTGTCTTCAAGGGAGACGCCGGCAAGGTGAACGCAGCGATCGCTTCAATGGATGACATGGAACTAAAGAAGGGACTTGCAGACGGAGAAATGGATATATCCCTTGCAGATGGCACAAATGTCACCATCACAGAAAAGATGGTTAACTTCAGCGAAACCCTTCCGGAAGCTGTAGCAAGTGCTGAATTTGCAGGCGGAGTCGTCTTTGTGGATGCAAACCTTACACGTGAGATCGAATCCGAAGGATACTCAAGGGAAGTTATCCGCAGGATACAGGATATGCGCAAGGAGCTTGACCTCGATGTTGATGACAGCATAAAAGCACACATCCAGATCGATGATGAAAGGGTACTTGACCTGGTACTTGACTTTGAGAACTACATCGCAAAAGAAGTTCGTGCAAAGGTTCTTGTGGTAGGTTTAGATGTCGATACCACCGGTGAGCTTGCAAAGGACTGGAATGTCGAAGGCATTCCAATGCACATCGCGATCTCAAAGGAAGAATGA
- a CDS encoding KamA family radical SAM protein translates to MVEELINWDDVPNDPMFTLTFPNRDMLLPQHYEKMATLLRNDAPEEDIQSEIQKIRLSMNPHPAGQLEKNVPEHDGKTIRGMQHKYDETILFFPAQGQTCHAFCTFCFRWAQFIGMDDLKFASREIELLISYLQEHPEIKDVLFTGGDPMTMSAGLLKKYIEPILEADIRSIENIRIGTKSLSYWPQRFVSDKDSEDILSLFSNVTEHKKHMALMAHFNHPRELTTDTVKKAIQNIRATGTQIRTQSPLIAHINDDPALWEQMWSEQVRLGCIPYYMFMVRNTGAKHYFDVPMARAWEIFQSAYQNVSGLARTVRGPSMSTDPGKINILGVQEINDEKVFLLEFLQGRESKWVRKPFFAKYSPTASWLTDLEPALGEEKFFFE, encoded by the coding sequence GTGGTCGAGGAACTTATCAACTGGGATGATGTCCCAAATGATCCGATGTTTACATTGACATTCCCTAATAGAGATATGCTGCTTCCACAGCATTATGAAAAAATGGCAACTCTTTTAAGAAATGATGCGCCGGAAGAAGATATACAAAGTGAGATTCAGAAAATACGCCTTAGCATGAATCCACACCCTGCAGGACAGCTGGAGAAGAACGTTCCGGAACATGATGGAAAGACAATCAGAGGAATGCAGCACAAATACGATGAAACGATTCTATTCTTCCCTGCACAGGGCCAGACCTGCCATGCATTCTGTACTTTCTGTTTCAGGTGGGCACAATTTATCGGCATGGATGACCTGAAATTTGCCAGCCGTGAGATCGAACTACTAATATCATACCTGCAGGAACATCCGGAGATCAAGGATGTACTTTTCACCGGCGGGGATCCCATGACCATGAGTGCAGGCCTTCTCAAAAAATACATTGAACCGATCCTTGAAGCCGATATTCGCAGCATTGAGAACATAAGGATAGGCACCAAATCATTAAGTTACTGGCCCCAGCGTTTTGTTTCTGATAAGGATAGCGAAGACATCCTATCTCTTTTCAGCAATGTCACAGAACACAAAAAGCACATGGCCCTTATGGCCCACTTCAACCACCCCAGGGAACTTACCACTGATACTGTAAAGAAAGCGATACAGAACATCCGTGCAACAGGTACACAGATACGAACCCAATCACCCCTGATAGCACATATAAATGATGATCCTGCACTATGGGAACAGATGTGGAGCGAGCAGGTTCGTCTGGGTTGTATACCATATTATATGTTCATGGTGAGGAACACGGGTGCAAAACATTATTTCGACGTACCTATGGCAAGAGCTTGGGAGATCTTCCAGAGCGCATACCAGAACGTCAGCGGGCTTGCAAGAACTGTTCGCGGACCAAGCATGTCCACTGACCCCGGAAAGATCAATATTCTCGGCGTTCAGGAAATTAACGATGAAAAAGTATTCCTTCTGGAGTTCCTGCAGGGACGGGAAAGTAAATGGGTGCGCAAGCCATTCTTTGCAAAATATTCCCCAACAGCTTCATGGCTTACAGATCTGGAACCCGCATTGGGAGAAGAGAAGTTCTTCTTTGAGTAA
- a CDS encoding ZPR1 zinc finger domain-containing protein, which translates to MSTENNSGAESRNSFETRTSCPLCHEELVIKWNGDVIPYFGEVMYISTTCSNCSFRFTDTMILTQKEPVRFEMMVEGLEDLNARVIRSTSGTIRIPDLGIDVEPGSVSESYVTNIEGILERVRTVVVTATEWVKDEPEAHERGLELQKMLEEAIQGELPLKVIIEDPLGNSAIISEKATSRILSSEEAANLHSGMVIFDVDSSELEVDSSDKIQPIGNEYK; encoded by the coding sequence TTGAGCACAGAGAACAATTCCGGGGCTGAATCCCGGAATTCTTTTGAAACACGAACATCATGTCCTCTTTGCCATGAGGAGCTTGTTATTAAGTGGAATGGCGATGTTATCCCCTATTTTGGGGAAGTGATGTATATTTCGACTACTTGTTCTAATTGCAGTTTCAGGTTCACTGATACTATGATCCTGACCCAAAAAGAACCAGTGCGTTTTGAAATGATGGTGGAGGGTCTGGAAGATCTTAATGCAAGGGTAATTCGTTCCACTTCAGGTACTATCCGCATTCCTGATCTGGGCATTGACGTTGAACCGGGTTCAGTTTCAGAGTCCTATGTGACAAATATTGAAGGTATCCTTGAAAGGGTCAGAACTGTTGTCGTGACCGCCACTGAGTGGGTAAAGGATGAACCTGAAGCACATGAACGTGGCTTAGAGCTACAGAAGATGCTCGAAGAAGCTATTCAGGGCGAACTTCCATTAAAGGTAATTATAGAAGATCCTCTGGGGAACAGTGCTATCATTTCTGAAAAAGCTACATCTCGCATTCTTTCCAGTGAAGAGGCAGCTAATCTCCATAGCGGCATGGTGATCTTTGATGTCGATTCTTCCGAGCTGGAAGTCGATTCTTCTGACAAGATCCAGCCTATTGGAAATGAATATAAATGA
- a CDS encoding 6-hydroxymethylpterin diphosphokinase MptE-like protein — protein sequence MDFKKWEPIYDAILEDFGFSREDDENSAILLSNLLIGSGTADTNTLEELISGKDVLVCGNAPKLLIDLKEVNVEDYVIIAADGATAPLIDKGIVPHVIVTDLDGDVEKEIQANQEGSIMVIHAHGDNTEKLLRYVPQFKNVIGTTQAEPFANIHNFGGFTDGDRCVFLASEFNAESITLVGFDFDDENVTEMKHKKLGWAKKLLGVF from the coding sequence ATGGATTTTAAAAAGTGGGAGCCGATCTATGACGCGATTCTTGAGGATTTCGGCTTCTCCAGGGAGGATGATGAGAATTCCGCCATCCTCCTTTCCAATCTATTGATAGGATCAGGTACTGCCGATACGAACACACTTGAGGAGCTTATCAGCGGAAAGGACGTCCTTGTTTGTGGCAATGCTCCAAAGCTCCTGATCGACCTGAAGGAGGTCAACGTAGAAGACTACGTGATCATAGCAGCCGACGGTGCCACAGCACCCCTGATAGATAAGGGTATTGTCCCACACGTAATTGTAACAGACCTTGATGGCGATGTGGAAAAAGAGATCCAGGCAAATCAGGAAGGTTCGATAATGGTCATCCATGCACATGGCGACAATACTGAAAAACTGCTAAGATACGTCCCACAGTTCAAGAACGTCATCGGCACCACCCAGGCGGAACCCTTTGCAAACATCCACAATTTCGGCGGTTTCACGGACGGAGACAGATGCGTCTTCCTTGCGTCCGAGTTCAATGCTGAAAGCATAACACTTGTTGGTTTTGATTTTGACGATGAGAACGTAACTGAGATGAAACATAAGAAGCTTGGCTGGGCAAAGAAGTTGCTCGGCGTCTTCTGA
- a CDS encoding RNA-binding protein, with product MIHYISVRVTAHATEDESRVRNALDLFLLNSFDKGKCTDTGKYVEVLNVEGYHGNSISLLSATIKRKPDTRAFATFVRSKMSPEDVELLRSEMPDRLDEDQMFHLRFDKQAAYDGKVKLSSSSDAIIVKLKIETYPKDRQQAGNIVEELFG from the coding sequence GTGATTCACTATATCTCTGTGCGTGTAACCGCACATGCTACTGAGGATGAGTCCAGAGTAAGAAATGCTCTGGACCTATTTTTATTAAATTCATTTGACAAAGGCAAATGTACTGATACTGGGAAGTATGTTGAGGTACTTAATGTCGAAGGTTATCATGGTAACTCTATTTCCCTTTTGAGCGCTACCATCAAACGAAAACCCGATACGCGTGCTTTTGCAACATTTGTTCGTAGTAAAATGTCTCCTGAGGACGTGGAACTGCTTAGAAGTGAAATGCCTGACAGGCTGGATGAGGACCAGATGTTCCACTTAAGGTTCGATAAGCAGGCGGCATATGATGGCAAGGTAAAACTTTCTTCTTCTTCTGACGCTATTATTGTGAAGTTGAAGATCGAAACATACCCAAAGGACCGCCAGCAGGCCGGAAATATCGTGGAGGAATTATTTGGCTGA
- the proS gene encoding proline--tRNA ligase gives MAEQEKEAALPPKENFSEWYNDLLQVAEIMDVRYPVKGSYVWYPFGFSIRRNVYGIIRELLDKDHQETMFPLLIPENEFMKEAEHIKGFEDEVYWVLNGGTTPLDVKLALRPTSETAIYPMYRLWVRSHADLPLKLYQIVNTFRYETKHTRPLIRLREITSFKEAHTVHATWDDAAAQVDEAIRIYSEFYRRLAVPVLPSKRPNWDKFPGADYTIAVDALMPDGKTLQVGTAHHLGDNFAKTFDIKYEDATGEQVYAHQTCYGVSERSIAALISIHGDDKGLILPPEVAPVQAVIIPILFKKSEAVLAACNDVKETLEAAGVRVTIDDSDKRPGSKYYKWEMKGVPLRIEIGPKDLEKEAAMLVRRDTGEKEQVPLSSIANEVIERFAVIQFSLLENAKENLKARIFDCNTVEEVKEKVSEGIAHVPWCGEEKCGLEMDEEVGAGILGIPTDQDEEGEYKCPMCGKDTSIRVYVAKTY, from the coding sequence ATGGCCGAACAAGAAAAAGAAGCAGCGCTTCCTCCAAAAGAGAACTTCAGTGAATGGTATAACGACCTGCTCCAGGTAGCAGAGATCATGGATGTACGTTATCCTGTGAAGGGCTCATACGTATGGTATCCTTTTGGTTTTTCCATTCGCAGGAACGTGTATGGGATAATTCGTGAACTTCTCGACAAGGACCATCAGGAAACGATGTTCCCTCTTTTGATACCTGAAAATGAGTTCATGAAGGAAGCTGAGCACATTAAGGGTTTCGAGGATGAGGTTTATTGGGTATTGAACGGAGGAACAACTCCTCTGGATGTGAAGCTTGCACTTCGTCCTACCAGTGAGACTGCAATTTATCCTATGTATCGCCTCTGGGTTCGCTCACATGCTGATCTTCCATTAAAATTGTATCAGATCGTCAACACTTTCAGATATGAAACAAAGCATACCCGTCCACTTATACGCCTTCGGGAGATCACATCTTTCAAGGAAGCACATACGGTACACGCTACATGGGATGATGCTGCTGCACAGGTTGATGAGGCCATAAGGATCTACTCTGAGTTCTACAGGAGACTTGCAGTTCCTGTACTGCCTTCAAAAAGACCTAACTGGGACAAGTTCCCGGGTGCTGATTATACGATCGCGGTGGATGCACTGATGCCTGATGGCAAGACATTGCAGGTTGGAACCGCTCATCATCTGGGTGACAATTTTGCAAAGACGTTCGATATCAAATATGAGGATGCAACTGGCGAGCAGGTCTATGCTCACCAGACCTGCTATGGTGTTTCTGAGCGCTCCATTGCTGCTCTGATCTCCATCCATGGTGATGACAAGGGTCTTATTCTGCCACCTGAGGTTGCACCTGTCCAGGCAGTGATCATTCCGATCCTTTTCAAGAAGTCTGAAGCTGTTCTGGCTGCATGTAATGATGTAAAGGAAACCCTTGAAGCTGCAGGTGTCCGTGTTACTATCGATGATAGTGACAAGCGTCCTGGCTCCAAGTACTATAAATGGGAAATGAAGGGTGTTCCTTTAAGGATCGAGATCGGTCCTAAGGACCTTGAGAAGGAAGCTGCCATGCTTGTAAGGCGTGATACTGGTGAGAAAGAACAGGTGCCTCTTTCATCTATTGCTAATGAAGTGATCGAGAGGTTCGCTGTCATCCAGTTCTCTCTTCTGGAGAATGCAAAAGAGAACCTTAAAGCACGTATATTCGATTGTAATACTGTGGAAGAGGTAAAGGAGAAGGTCTCTGAAGGTATTGCACATGTCCCATGGTGTGGCGAGGAGAAGTGCGGACTTGAAATGGATGAAGAGGTTGGTGCAGGCATACTTGGAATTCCTACTGATCAGGATGAAGAAGGGGAATATAAGTGCCCGATGTGCGGCAAAGATACCAGTATAAGGGTTTACGTTGCAAAGACTTACTAA
- a CDS encoding cell division protein SepF codes for MANFMDKLFGSGSKGATDADEYTELDLGKFEQEMADEPAETYIRVAELTNLNELPGLKKEVYDGNILMIDISNIKADKLMLDRALKDLKDVVIDVHGDIAGIKDDQVLVTPTGVKIDRSKIVGGRY; via the coding sequence ATGGCAAATTTCATGGACAAATTATTTGGAAGCGGATCAAAGGGTGCAACAGATGCTGACGAATATACCGAGCTTGATCTCGGCAAGTTCGAACAGGAAATGGCAGATGAACCTGCAGAAACCTACATTAGAGTGGCAGAACTTACGAACCTGAATGAGCTTCCGGGTCTTAAGAAAGAGGTCTATGATGGCAATATCCTCATGATCGACATCTCCAATATCAAAGCTGACAAGCTCATGCTTGACAGGGCACTCAAGGACCTGAAGGATGTAGTCATCGATGTGCATGGTGATATTGCAGGTATCAAGGATGATCAGGTACTTGTCACACCAACAGGCGTAAAGATAGACAGGTCAAAGATAGTTGGTGGAAGGTATTGA